Proteins encoded by one window of Triplophysa rosa linkage group LG19, Trosa_1v2, whole genome shotgun sequence:
- the rapgef1b gene encoding rap guanine nucleotide exchange factor 1b isoform X4 yields the protein MGNSSRRAQRLLEETEYFNAGEPDDTESQKSHLSSFTMKLMKFHSPKIKRTPSKKGKQHQPEPTVKTPEKPVNKKVSRLEEQEKDVVSALRYFKTIVDKMNVDAKVLMMLPGSASKVLEAVLPLVQGETRVHHSSALSSCHNRVYQSLANLIRWSDQVMLEGIDLDDKDTVTTVTTVIKAVLDGVKELVKLTIEKQEQPSPTSPSKPVPLVTKTESVCENPLTEREKAILSKTTPIVTPTDSLTDMSEEEVAPPKPPLPGVKLAEHSPPALPPKKRQSVSSPTRVAVVAPMSRVSCALSPSPGARQHQEFDVDLLQRRFSGGSQSYGGDSPRLSPCNSMGKLSKSDEQLSSLERDSGRCSRNTSCETLEGYDPDYDFLNQDLSVSDPLPFPTGPSSCLSPLPECQMEPLSLSPAHTCFSPPVTHQPSVDYRTPPLTPASTNSKHPPALPQKKRRSTPIISTYPLYERLPSHYDNLSEEEQPTPPFPLVTPVSPIPQVNGRDDLSLSTDPNSPPPLPEKKGKQILQYMQFVEDYSEPQPSVFYQTPQNESIYEQRRNKRFQEVYGFSDSYTSSDSVLEPVPPPALPPKQRQLASHTSPSSSSSSSSSFSPLPPHAGLQEAEPALGLSLSVSNSFLSGHSSLTTPVSSDLVGLTNASRGLDGGGVSNGSLTSSPVSLAVCLPSESSLSDSLLTSASESVDEGGEGEYVNLYASTHANGDSTHRTDTVCCDDENHAPHIPSSNSKEALAKDRQKESSHEEIDDIDELSLIDHSEVMSRVTLKAENDDGPDVRAGSGDILLVHATETDRKDLVLYCEAFLTTYRTFITPEDLIKKLRYRYTRFCHSPDTFKKRVSKNTFFVLVRVVDELCLVELTEDILRQLMDLVFRLVCNGELSLARVLRKNILDKVEQKRVLRHTQTLKPLAALGVSARPGTLHDFRSHEVADQLTLLDAELFYKIEIPEVLLWAKEQNEEKSPNLTQFTEHFNNMSYWVRSIIMQQEKAQDREKLLLKFIKIMKHLRKLNNFNSYLAILSALDSAPIRRLEWQKQTSEGLEEYCTLIDSSSSFRAYRAALAEVEPPCIPYLGLILQDLTFVHLGNPDFIDGKVNFSKRWQQFNILDSMRCFQQVHYELKRNEDIVSFFNDFSDHLAEEALWELSLKIKPRNISRRKTDREEKT from the exons aATCTCAGAAGTCTCACCTCTCCTCGTTCACCATGAAACTGATGAAGTTTCATTCACCGAAGATAAAACGAACTCCATCTAAGAAAGGAAAACAACATCAGCCCGAGCCCACCGTGAAGACACCAGAGAAACCCGTCAACAAG AAGGTGAGCCGATTGGAGGAGCAGGAGAAGGACGTGGTGAGCGCGCTGAGATATTTCAAGACGATTGTGGACAAGATGAACGTCGATGCCAAAGTTCTGATGATGCTTCCAGGCTCAGCCAGTAAAGTCCTGGAGGCCGTACTGCCGCTGGTGCAGGGAGAGACTCGGGTTCATCACAG cTCAGCGTTGTCGTCCTGTCATAACCGTGTGTATCAGAGTTTGGCTAATCTCATTCGCTGGTCGGATCAGGTGATGCTGGAGGGTATCGACCTTGACGACAAGGACACTGTGACGACGGTTACCACGGTGATCAAAGCTGTGCTGGATGGCGTGAAG gaGCTGGTGAAACTCACTATAGAGAAACAAGAGCAACCGTCCCCGACATCCCCGAGCAAACCTGTGCCCCTTGTGACCAAAACAGAGAG TGTGTGTGAAAATCCTTTAACAGAACGAGAGAAGGCGATCCTGAGTAAGACCACGCCTATAGTCACACCCACCGACAGCTTGACTGACATGTCAGAGGAGGAGGTGGCTCCGCCCAAACCACCTCTACCCGGGGTGAAACTAGCCGAGCACAG CCCGCCCGCTCTGCCACCGAAGAAGCGACAGTCTGTTTCCTCCCCCACTCGTGTTGCCGTGGTAGCGCCGATGAGTCGAGTCTCATGTGCTCTCAGCCCGTCTCCAGGAGCTCGACAG CATCAGGAGTTTGACGTGGATCTCCTCCAGAGGCGTTTCTCGGGTGGCAGTCAGTCGTACGGAGGAGATTCTCCCCGTCTCTCTCCCTGTAACAGTATGGGAAAACTGAGCAAATCCGACGAGCAGCTCTCCTCTCTGGAGCGAGACAGCGGCCGGTGCTCACGAAACACCAGCTGTGAAACACTCG AGGGATACGATCCTGATTACGACTTCCTCAACCAGGACCTTTCCGTTTCCGATCCCTTGCCGTTTCCCACGGGTCCGAGCAGCTGTCTGAGCCCCCTCCCCGAATGCCAGATGGAACCTCTGTCCCTAAGCCCCGCCCACACCTGCTTCAGTCCTCCCGTGACCCATCAGCCTTCTGTGGATTACAGGACTCCGCCCCTCACGCCAGCATCCACCAATAGCAAGCATCCCCCCGCCCTCCCGCAGAAGAAGCGACGGTCTACCCCAATTATATCGACCTATCCTCTTTACGAGCGCCTCCCGTCGCACTACGACAACCTATCGGAAGAGGAGCAGCCGACGCCGCCCTTCCCTCTGGTGACGCCGGTATCGCCTATACCGCAGGTCAACGGCAGGGATGACCTCTCGCTGTCCACCGACCCCAACAGCCCGCCACCGCTGCCGGAGAAGAAGGGCAAGCAAA tCCTGCAGTACATGCAGTTTGTTGAGGATTACTCTGAGCCGCAGCCGTCTGTGTTTTATCAGACGCCTCAGAACGAGAGTATTTACGAGCAGAGGAGGAATAAACGCTTTCAGGAGGTTTACGGATTTAGCGATTCTTACACCAGCTCGGATTCTGTGCTCGAGCCCGTGCCACCGCCCGCCCTGCCACCCAAACAGAGACAGCTG GCTTCCCACACCTCTCCctcttcatcctcctcctcgTCATCATCTTTTTCACCCCTTCCTCCTCATGCTGGCCTTCAGGAGGCGGAGCCTGCTCTTGGTCTCAGCCTATCAGTGTCTAACTCCTTCCTCAGTGGCCATTCCTCTTTGACCACACCTGTG AGTTCCGACCTGGTTGGCTTGACCAATGCCAGCAGAGGTTTGGATGGTGGGGGTGTCTCTAACGGGTCCTTGACCAGCTCTCCGGTCTCTCTGGCCGTCTGTCTTCCTTCCGAGTCGTCTCTCTCTGACTCTCTGCTTACCTCCGCG AGTGAAAGTGTTGACGAAGGCGGCGAGGGGGAATATGTGAATCTATACGCATCCACGCACGCCAACGGCGACAGCACACATCGCACC GACACCGTATGTTGTGATGATGAAAACCACGCCCCTCACATACCCTCGTCCAATAGCAAGGAGGCATTGGCTAAGGACAG ACAGAAGGAATCCAGTCATGAAGAGATAGATGATATCGATGAACTGTCTCTTATTGATCACAGTGAGGTTATGAGCCGCGTAACACTTAAAGCAGAG AATGATGACGGCCCGGATGTGCGAGCCGGATCCGGTGACATACTGTTAGTTCACGCTACAGAAACGGACCGCAAAG ATTTAGTTTTGTACTGCGAGGCTTTTCTCACAACATACAGAACCTTCATAACGCCCGAGGACCTCATCAAAAAATTACGCTACAGATA CACTCGATTCTGTCACAGTCCAGACACTTTTAAGAAGCGTGTCAGTAAAAACACATTCTTCGTGTTGGTCAGAGTTGTGGATGAGCTCTG tCTGGTGGAGTTGACGGAGGACATTCTCCGGCAGTTGATGGATCTGGTGTTCCGTCTGGTGTGTAATGGAGAACTGAGTCTGGCGCGGGTTCTGCGGAAGAACATTTTAGATAAAGTGGAACAGAAGAGAGTCCTGCGACACACGCAAACGCTTAAACCTCTCGCCGCGCTGGGCGTCTCTGCCAG GCCGGGCACGCTGCATGATTTCCGTAGTCATGAGGTCGCCGATCAGCTGACCCTGCTAGACGCAGAACTCTTCTATAAGATCGAG ATTCCTGAGGTTCTGCTTTGGGCAAAGGAACAGAATGAAGAAAAGAGTCCGAACCTCACCCAGTTCACGGAGCACTTTAACAACATGAGCTACTG GGTGCGCTCTATAATAATGCAGCAGGAGAAAGCTCAAGACCGGGAGAAGCTGCTTCTCAAATTTATAAAGATCATGAAG CACCTGCGAAAACTGAACAACTTCAACTCATATTTGGCGATTCTCTCTGCGCTGGACTCTGCACCAATCAGACGGCTGGAATGGCAGAAACAGACGTCTGAG GGCTTGGAAGAGTACTGcactttgattgacagctcgtCGTCTTTCCGGGCGTACAGAGCAGCGCTGGCCGAAGTCGAACCTCCATGTATTCCCTACCT AGGTTTGATTTTACAAGACCTGACGTTCGTCCACCTTGGAAACCCGGATTTTATTGACGGTAAAGTGAATTTCTCCAAGCGCTGGCAGCAGTTCAACATTCTGGACAGCATGAGATGCTTCCAGCAAGT ACACTATGAACTGAAGCGGAATGAAGACATCGTCTCGTTCTTCAACGACTTCAGTGATCACCTCGCAGAGGAGGCGTTATGGGAACTTTCGCTCAAGATCAAACCACGAAACATCTCCCGGCGCAAAACCGATCGAGAGGAGAAGACCTAG
- the rapgef1b gene encoding rap guanine nucleotide exchange factor 1b isoform X5 has product MGNSSRRAQRLLEETEYFNAGEPDDTESQKSHLSSFTMKLMKFHSPKIKRTPSKKGKQHQPEPTVKTPEKPVNKKVSRLEEQEKDVVSALRYFKTIVDKMNVDAKVLMMLPGSASKVLEAVLPLVQGETRVHHSSALSSCHNRVYQSLANLIRWSDQVMLEGIDLDDKDTVTTVTTVIKAVLDGVKELVKLTIEKQEQPSPTSPSKPVPLVTKTESVCENPLTEREKAILSKTTPIVTPTDSLTDMSEEEVAPPKPPLPGVKLAEHRTRMQLSSDPVARQRRATAMEIPPALPPKKRQSVSSPTRVAVVAPMSRVSCALSPSPGARQHQEFDVDLLQRRFSGGSQSYGGDSPRLSPCNSMGKLSKSDEQLSSLERDSGRCSRNTSCETLEGYDPDYDFLNQDLSVSDPLPFPTGPSSCLSPLPECQMEPLSLSPAHTCFSPPVTHQPSVDYRTPPLTPASTNSKHPPALPQKKRRSTPIISTYPLYERLPSHYDNLSEEEQPTPPFPLVTPVSPIPQVNGRDDLSLSTDPNSPPPLPEKKGKQILQYMQFVEDYSEPQPSVFYQTPQNESIYEQRRNKRFQEVYGFSDSYTSSDSVLEPVPPPALPPKQRQLSSDLVGLTNASRGLDGGGVSNGSLTSSPVSLAVCLPSESSLSDSLLTSASESVDEGGEGEYVNLYASTHANGDSTHRTDTVCCDDENHAPHIPSSNSKEALAKDRQKESSHEEIDDIDELSLIDHSEVMSRVTLKAENDDGPDVRAGSGDILLVHATETDRKDLVLYCEAFLTTYRTFITPEDLIKKLRYRYTRFCHSPDTFKKRVSKNTFFVLVRVVDELCLVELTEDILRQLMDLVFRLVCNGELSLARVLRKNILDKVEQKRVLRHTQTLKPLAALGVSARPGTLHDFRSHEVADQLTLLDAELFYKIEIPEVLLWAKEQNEEKSPNLTQFTEHFNNMSYWVRSIIMQQEKAQDREKLLLKFIKIMKHLRKLNNFNSYLAILSALDSAPIRRLEWQKQTSEGLEEYCTLIDSSSSFRAYRAALAEVEPPCIPYLGLILQDLTFVHLGNPDFIDGKVNFSKRWQQFNILDSMRCFQQVHYELKRNEDIVSFFNDFSDHLAEEALWELSLKIKPRNISRRKTDREEKT; this is encoded by the exons aATCTCAGAAGTCTCACCTCTCCTCGTTCACCATGAAACTGATGAAGTTTCATTCACCGAAGATAAAACGAACTCCATCTAAGAAAGGAAAACAACATCAGCCCGAGCCCACCGTGAAGACACCAGAGAAACCCGTCAACAAG AAGGTGAGCCGATTGGAGGAGCAGGAGAAGGACGTGGTGAGCGCGCTGAGATATTTCAAGACGATTGTGGACAAGATGAACGTCGATGCCAAAGTTCTGATGATGCTTCCAGGCTCAGCCAGTAAAGTCCTGGAGGCCGTACTGCCGCTGGTGCAGGGAGAGACTCGGGTTCATCACAG cTCAGCGTTGTCGTCCTGTCATAACCGTGTGTATCAGAGTTTGGCTAATCTCATTCGCTGGTCGGATCAGGTGATGCTGGAGGGTATCGACCTTGACGACAAGGACACTGTGACGACGGTTACCACGGTGATCAAAGCTGTGCTGGATGGCGTGAAG gaGCTGGTGAAACTCACTATAGAGAAACAAGAGCAACCGTCCCCGACATCCCCGAGCAAACCTGTGCCCCTTGTGACCAAAACAGAGAG TGTGTGTGAAAATCCTTTAACAGAACGAGAGAAGGCGATCCTGAGTAAGACCACGCCTATAGTCACACCCACCGACAGCTTGACTGACATGTCAGAGGAGGAGGTGGCTCCGCCCAAACCACCTCTACCCGGGGTGAAACTAGCCGAGCACAG GACCAGGATGCAGTTGTCCTCTGATCCTGTTGCCAGGCAGCGGAGGGCCACGGCGATGGAAAT CCCGCCCGCTCTGCCACCGAAGAAGCGACAGTCTGTTTCCTCCCCCACTCGTGTTGCCGTGGTAGCGCCGATGAGTCGAGTCTCATGTGCTCTCAGCCCGTCTCCAGGAGCTCGACAG CATCAGGAGTTTGACGTGGATCTCCTCCAGAGGCGTTTCTCGGGTGGCAGTCAGTCGTACGGAGGAGATTCTCCCCGTCTCTCTCCCTGTAACAGTATGGGAAAACTGAGCAAATCCGACGAGCAGCTCTCCTCTCTGGAGCGAGACAGCGGCCGGTGCTCACGAAACACCAGCTGTGAAACACTCG AGGGATACGATCCTGATTACGACTTCCTCAACCAGGACCTTTCCGTTTCCGATCCCTTGCCGTTTCCCACGGGTCCGAGCAGCTGTCTGAGCCCCCTCCCCGAATGCCAGATGGAACCTCTGTCCCTAAGCCCCGCCCACACCTGCTTCAGTCCTCCCGTGACCCATCAGCCTTCTGTGGATTACAGGACTCCGCCCCTCACGCCAGCATCCACCAATAGCAAGCATCCCCCCGCCCTCCCGCAGAAGAAGCGACGGTCTACCCCAATTATATCGACCTATCCTCTTTACGAGCGCCTCCCGTCGCACTACGACAACCTATCGGAAGAGGAGCAGCCGACGCCGCCCTTCCCTCTGGTGACGCCGGTATCGCCTATACCGCAGGTCAACGGCAGGGATGACCTCTCGCTGTCCACCGACCCCAACAGCCCGCCACCGCTGCCGGAGAAGAAGGGCAAGCAAA tCCTGCAGTACATGCAGTTTGTTGAGGATTACTCTGAGCCGCAGCCGTCTGTGTTTTATCAGACGCCTCAGAACGAGAGTATTTACGAGCAGAGGAGGAATAAACGCTTTCAGGAGGTTTACGGATTTAGCGATTCTTACACCAGCTCGGATTCTGTGCTCGAGCCCGTGCCACCGCCCGCCCTGCCACCCAAACAGAGACAGCTG AGTTCCGACCTGGTTGGCTTGACCAATGCCAGCAGAGGTTTGGATGGTGGGGGTGTCTCTAACGGGTCCTTGACCAGCTCTCCGGTCTCTCTGGCCGTCTGTCTTCCTTCCGAGTCGTCTCTCTCTGACTCTCTGCTTACCTCCGCG AGTGAAAGTGTTGACGAAGGCGGCGAGGGGGAATATGTGAATCTATACGCATCCACGCACGCCAACGGCGACAGCACACATCGCACC GACACCGTATGTTGTGATGATGAAAACCACGCCCCTCACATACCCTCGTCCAATAGCAAGGAGGCATTGGCTAAGGACAG ACAGAAGGAATCCAGTCATGAAGAGATAGATGATATCGATGAACTGTCTCTTATTGATCACAGTGAGGTTATGAGCCGCGTAACACTTAAAGCAGAG AATGATGACGGCCCGGATGTGCGAGCCGGATCCGGTGACATACTGTTAGTTCACGCTACAGAAACGGACCGCAAAG ATTTAGTTTTGTACTGCGAGGCTTTTCTCACAACATACAGAACCTTCATAACGCCCGAGGACCTCATCAAAAAATTACGCTACAGATA CACTCGATTCTGTCACAGTCCAGACACTTTTAAGAAGCGTGTCAGTAAAAACACATTCTTCGTGTTGGTCAGAGTTGTGGATGAGCTCTG tCTGGTGGAGTTGACGGAGGACATTCTCCGGCAGTTGATGGATCTGGTGTTCCGTCTGGTGTGTAATGGAGAACTGAGTCTGGCGCGGGTTCTGCGGAAGAACATTTTAGATAAAGTGGAACAGAAGAGAGTCCTGCGACACACGCAAACGCTTAAACCTCTCGCCGCGCTGGGCGTCTCTGCCAG GCCGGGCACGCTGCATGATTTCCGTAGTCATGAGGTCGCCGATCAGCTGACCCTGCTAGACGCAGAACTCTTCTATAAGATCGAG ATTCCTGAGGTTCTGCTTTGGGCAAAGGAACAGAATGAAGAAAAGAGTCCGAACCTCACCCAGTTCACGGAGCACTTTAACAACATGAGCTACTG GGTGCGCTCTATAATAATGCAGCAGGAGAAAGCTCAAGACCGGGAGAAGCTGCTTCTCAAATTTATAAAGATCATGAAG CACCTGCGAAAACTGAACAACTTCAACTCATATTTGGCGATTCTCTCTGCGCTGGACTCTGCACCAATCAGACGGCTGGAATGGCAGAAACAGACGTCTGAG GGCTTGGAAGAGTACTGcactttgattgacagctcgtCGTCTTTCCGGGCGTACAGAGCAGCGCTGGCCGAAGTCGAACCTCCATGTATTCCCTACCT AGGTTTGATTTTACAAGACCTGACGTTCGTCCACCTTGGAAACCCGGATTTTATTGACGGTAAAGTGAATTTCTCCAAGCGCTGGCAGCAGTTCAACATTCTGGACAGCATGAGATGCTTCCAGCAAGT ACACTATGAACTGAAGCGGAATGAAGACATCGTCTCGTTCTTCAACGACTTCAGTGATCACCTCGCAGAGGAGGCGTTATGGGAACTTTCGCTCAAGATCAAACCACGAAACATCTCCCGGCGCAAAACCGATCGAGAGGAGAAGACCTAG
- the rapgef1b gene encoding rap guanine nucleotide exchange factor 1b isoform X6: MGNSSRRAQRLLEETEYFNAGEPDDTESQKSHLSSFTMKLMKFHSPKIKRTPSKKGKQHQPEPTVKTPEKPVNKKVSRLEEQEKDVVSALRYFKTIVDKMNVDAKVLMMLPGSASKVLEAVLPLVQGETRVHHSSALSSCHNRVYQSLANLIRWSDQVMLEGIDLDDKDTVTTVTTVIKAVLDGVKELVKLTIEKQEQPSPTSPSKPVPLVTKTESVCENPLTEREKAILSKTTPIVTPTDSLTDMSEEEVAPPKPPLPGVKLAEHRTRMQLSSDPVARQRRATAMEIPPALPPKKRQSVSSPTRVAVVAPMSRVSCALSPSPGARQHQEFDVDLLQRRFSGGSQSYGGDSPRLSPCNSMGKLSKSDEQLSSLERDSGRCSRNTSCETLEGYDPDYDFLNQDLSVSDPLPFPTGPSSCLSPLPECQMEPLSLSPAHTCFSPPVTHQPSVDYRTPPLTPASTNSKHPPALPQKKRRSTPIISTYPLYERLPSHYDNLSEEEQPTPPFPLVTPVSPIPQVNGRDDLSLSTDPNSPPPLPEKKGKQILQYMQFVEDYSEPQPSVFYQTPQNESIYEQRRNKRFQEVYGFSDSYTSSDSVLEPVPPPALPPKQRQLSESVDEGGEGEYVNLYASTHANGDSTHRTDTVCCDDENHAPHIPSSNSKEALAKDRQKESSHEEIDDIDELSLIDHSEVMSRVTLKAENDDGPDVRAGSGDILLVHATETDRKDLVLYCEAFLTTYRTFITPEDLIKKLRYRYTRFCHSPDTFKKRVSKNTFFVLVRVVDELCLVELTEDILRQLMDLVFRLVCNGELSLARVLRKNILDKVEQKRVLRHTQTLKPLAALGVSARPGTLHDFRSHEVADQLTLLDAELFYKIEIPEVLLWAKEQNEEKSPNLTQFTEHFNNMSYWVRSIIMQQEKAQDREKLLLKFIKIMKHLRKLNNFNSYLAILSALDSAPIRRLEWQKQTSEGLEEYCTLIDSSSSFRAYRAALAEVEPPCIPYLGLILQDLTFVHLGNPDFIDGKVNFSKRWQQFNILDSMRCFQQVHYELKRNEDIVSFFNDFSDHLAEEALWELSLKIKPRNISRRKTDREEKT, from the exons aATCTCAGAAGTCTCACCTCTCCTCGTTCACCATGAAACTGATGAAGTTTCATTCACCGAAGATAAAACGAACTCCATCTAAGAAAGGAAAACAACATCAGCCCGAGCCCACCGTGAAGACACCAGAGAAACCCGTCAACAAG AAGGTGAGCCGATTGGAGGAGCAGGAGAAGGACGTGGTGAGCGCGCTGAGATATTTCAAGACGATTGTGGACAAGATGAACGTCGATGCCAAAGTTCTGATGATGCTTCCAGGCTCAGCCAGTAAAGTCCTGGAGGCCGTACTGCCGCTGGTGCAGGGAGAGACTCGGGTTCATCACAG cTCAGCGTTGTCGTCCTGTCATAACCGTGTGTATCAGAGTTTGGCTAATCTCATTCGCTGGTCGGATCAGGTGATGCTGGAGGGTATCGACCTTGACGACAAGGACACTGTGACGACGGTTACCACGGTGATCAAAGCTGTGCTGGATGGCGTGAAG gaGCTGGTGAAACTCACTATAGAGAAACAAGAGCAACCGTCCCCGACATCCCCGAGCAAACCTGTGCCCCTTGTGACCAAAACAGAGAG TGTGTGTGAAAATCCTTTAACAGAACGAGAGAAGGCGATCCTGAGTAAGACCACGCCTATAGTCACACCCACCGACAGCTTGACTGACATGTCAGAGGAGGAGGTGGCTCCGCCCAAACCACCTCTACCCGGGGTGAAACTAGCCGAGCACAG GACCAGGATGCAGTTGTCCTCTGATCCTGTTGCCAGGCAGCGGAGGGCCACGGCGATGGAAAT CCCGCCCGCTCTGCCACCGAAGAAGCGACAGTCTGTTTCCTCCCCCACTCGTGTTGCCGTGGTAGCGCCGATGAGTCGAGTCTCATGTGCTCTCAGCCCGTCTCCAGGAGCTCGACAG CATCAGGAGTTTGACGTGGATCTCCTCCAGAGGCGTTTCTCGGGTGGCAGTCAGTCGTACGGAGGAGATTCTCCCCGTCTCTCTCCCTGTAACAGTATGGGAAAACTGAGCAAATCCGACGAGCAGCTCTCCTCTCTGGAGCGAGACAGCGGCCGGTGCTCACGAAACACCAGCTGTGAAACACTCG AGGGATACGATCCTGATTACGACTTCCTCAACCAGGACCTTTCCGTTTCCGATCCCTTGCCGTTTCCCACGGGTCCGAGCAGCTGTCTGAGCCCCCTCCCCGAATGCCAGATGGAACCTCTGTCCCTAAGCCCCGCCCACACCTGCTTCAGTCCTCCCGTGACCCATCAGCCTTCTGTGGATTACAGGACTCCGCCCCTCACGCCAGCATCCACCAATAGCAAGCATCCCCCCGCCCTCCCGCAGAAGAAGCGACGGTCTACCCCAATTATATCGACCTATCCTCTTTACGAGCGCCTCCCGTCGCACTACGACAACCTATCGGAAGAGGAGCAGCCGACGCCGCCCTTCCCTCTGGTGACGCCGGTATCGCCTATACCGCAGGTCAACGGCAGGGATGACCTCTCGCTGTCCACCGACCCCAACAGCCCGCCACCGCTGCCGGAGAAGAAGGGCAAGCAAA tCCTGCAGTACATGCAGTTTGTTGAGGATTACTCTGAGCCGCAGCCGTCTGTGTTTTATCAGACGCCTCAGAACGAGAGTATTTACGAGCAGAGGAGGAATAAACGCTTTCAGGAGGTTTACGGATTTAGCGATTCTTACACCAGCTCGGATTCTGTGCTCGAGCCCGTGCCACCGCCCGCCCTGCCACCCAAACAGAGACAGCTG AGTGAAAGTGTTGACGAAGGCGGCGAGGGGGAATATGTGAATCTATACGCATCCACGCACGCCAACGGCGACAGCACACATCGCACC GACACCGTATGTTGTGATGATGAAAACCACGCCCCTCACATACCCTCGTCCAATAGCAAGGAGGCATTGGCTAAGGACAG ACAGAAGGAATCCAGTCATGAAGAGATAGATGATATCGATGAACTGTCTCTTATTGATCACAGTGAGGTTATGAGCCGCGTAACACTTAAAGCAGAG AATGATGACGGCCCGGATGTGCGAGCCGGATCCGGTGACATACTGTTAGTTCACGCTACAGAAACGGACCGCAAAG ATTTAGTTTTGTACTGCGAGGCTTTTCTCACAACATACAGAACCTTCATAACGCCCGAGGACCTCATCAAAAAATTACGCTACAGATA CACTCGATTCTGTCACAGTCCAGACACTTTTAAGAAGCGTGTCAGTAAAAACACATTCTTCGTGTTGGTCAGAGTTGTGGATGAGCTCTG tCTGGTGGAGTTGACGGAGGACATTCTCCGGCAGTTGATGGATCTGGTGTTCCGTCTGGTGTGTAATGGAGAACTGAGTCTGGCGCGGGTTCTGCGGAAGAACATTTTAGATAAAGTGGAACAGAAGAGAGTCCTGCGACACACGCAAACGCTTAAACCTCTCGCCGCGCTGGGCGTCTCTGCCAG GCCGGGCACGCTGCATGATTTCCGTAGTCATGAGGTCGCCGATCAGCTGACCCTGCTAGACGCAGAACTCTTCTATAAGATCGAG ATTCCTGAGGTTCTGCTTTGGGCAAAGGAACAGAATGAAGAAAAGAGTCCGAACCTCACCCAGTTCACGGAGCACTTTAACAACATGAGCTACTG GGTGCGCTCTATAATAATGCAGCAGGAGAAAGCTCAAGACCGGGAGAAGCTGCTTCTCAAATTTATAAAGATCATGAAG CACCTGCGAAAACTGAACAACTTCAACTCATATTTGGCGATTCTCTCTGCGCTGGACTCTGCACCAATCAGACGGCTGGAATGGCAGAAACAGACGTCTGAG GGCTTGGAAGAGTACTGcactttgattgacagctcgtCGTCTTTCCGGGCGTACAGAGCAGCGCTGGCCGAAGTCGAACCTCCATGTATTCCCTACCT AGGTTTGATTTTACAAGACCTGACGTTCGTCCACCTTGGAAACCCGGATTTTATTGACGGTAAAGTGAATTTCTCCAAGCGCTGGCAGCAGTTCAACATTCTGGACAGCATGAGATGCTTCCAGCAAGT ACACTATGAACTGAAGCGGAATGAAGACATCGTCTCGTTCTTCAACGACTTCAGTGATCACCTCGCAGAGGAGGCGTTATGGGAACTTTCGCTCAAGATCAAACCACGAAACATCTCCCGGCGCAAAACCGATCGAGAGGAGAAGACCTAG